The Aliiroseovarius pelagivivens genome contains a region encoding:
- the puuE gene encoding allantoinase PuuE produces the protein MTRYPRDMTGYGTKPPVVRWPGDAKIAVQIVLNYEEGGENCVLHGDAASEAFLSEITGAQPWPGQRHWNMESIYEYGSRAGFWRVHRLLQDLPVTVYGVATALARAPEQLKAMKASNWEIASHGLKWVEHKDMSADEERAQIREAIRLHTEVTGTAPRGWYTGRCSMNTMDLAAEEGDFAYIADSYADDLPYWIHAGGKDQLVVPYTMDCNDMRFAIQAGYTNGDQFESYLKDSFDMLYAEGEAGAPKILSIGLHCRLIGRPGRAAALKRVIDHFKSHDGVWFATREQIADHWAKEHPPMQGLKPSEMDQETFIAEFGGVFEHSPWIAEGAFGLELGPTHDTAAGVHNALARVFRSASEEARLGVLVAHPDLAGKLAAAGRLTAESTSEQAGAGLDMLTDDERAAFTALNESYTNKHGFPFIIAVKDNTKPSILEAFNRRIDNDRDTEFAEACRQVERIAELRLEEKFAA, from the coding sequence GTGACACGATACCCACGCGACATGACCGGATACGGCACGAAGCCACCAGTCGTCAGATGGCCCGGCGACGCGAAGATCGCCGTTCAGATCGTCCTGAACTATGAAGAGGGCGGCGAGAACTGTGTCTTGCATGGGGACGCGGCATCAGAAGCATTCCTGTCCGAGATCACCGGAGCACAGCCATGGCCGGGGCAGCGCCATTGGAACATGGAATCCATCTATGAATACGGATCGCGCGCCGGGTTCTGGCGCGTGCATCGTCTTCTTCAGGACCTGCCTGTCACGGTCTATGGCGTGGCCACGGCTTTGGCCCGCGCGCCGGAGCAGCTTAAGGCGATGAAGGCCTCAAACTGGGAGATCGCGAGCCACGGTCTGAAATGGGTCGAACATAAGGATATGTCGGCAGACGAAGAACGGGCACAGATCCGCGAAGCGATCCGCCTGCACACCGAAGTCACTGGCACGGCCCCGCGTGGCTGGTACACCGGTCGCTGTTCAATGAACACGATGGACTTGGCCGCCGAAGAAGGTGATTTCGCCTATATCGCAGACAGTTACGCAGATGACCTGCCCTATTGGATCCATGCCGGCGGCAAGGATCAACTGGTAGTTCCCTACACGATGGACTGCAACGATATGCGCTTTGCGATCCAGGCAGGATACACCAATGGCGATCAGTTCGAGAGCTACCTGAAAGACAGTTTCGACATGCTCTATGCGGAAGGGGAAGCAGGCGCGCCCAAGATCCTCTCGATCGGCTTGCATTGCCGCCTGATCGGACGTCCGGGCCGGGCAGCCGCCCTTAAGCGCGTCATCGATCACTTCAAATCACACGACGGTGTCTGGTTCGCCACCCGCGAACAAATTGCCGATCACTGGGCCAAGGAGCACCCCCCAATGCAGGGTTTGAAACCGTCTGAAATGGACCAAGAGACGTTTATTGCAGAGTTCGGAGGCGTGTTTGAACACAGCCCGTGGATTGCCGAGGGCGCATTTGGTCTGGAGCTGGGGCCAACCCATGACACGGCCGCAGGCGTGCACAACGCCCTTGCCCGCGTGTTCCGCAGCGCCAGTGAAGAGGCCCGCCTGGGCGTGCTGGTGGCGCACCCGGATCTAGCCGGGAAACTGGCCGCCGCTGGACGGTTGACCGCAGAAAGCACATCCGAACAGGCTGGTGCCGGTCTGGACATGTTGACCGACGACGAACGCGCCGCGTTTACCGCGCTGAACGAAAGCTACACGAACAAGCATGGCTTCCCCTTCATCATCGCGGTGAAGGACAACACCAAGCCCAGCATTCTGGAAGCGTTCAACCGCCGGATCGACAATGACCGCGATACCGAATTTGCCGAGGCTTGTCGGCAGGTCGAACGGATCGCCGAGCTTCGCCTTGAAGAGAAGTTCGCCGCATGA
- a CDS encoding ureidoglycolate lyase, whose product MTLSIIPTTLTPEAFAPFGDVLDTAGAPDKMINQGLCGRYHDRATLDFSDGHAGISIFDAEARSLPMVLDMVERHPDGSQAYIPISRDPYLVVVAPDNGDRPGTPVAFIAAPGQGVNYHRNTWHGVCAPLTEQGQFAVIDRIGTGPNLQEHWFKEEIRIEKP is encoded by the coding sequence ATGACTTTGTCGATCATCCCCACCACTCTGACGCCCGAGGCCTTTGCGCCCTTTGGCGACGTGCTCGACACTGCGGGCGCGCCTGACAAGATGATCAATCAGGGGCTTTGCGGGCGGTATCATGATCGCGCGACGCTTGATTTCTCCGACGGGCACGCTGGGATCAGCATCTTTGACGCCGAAGCACGCAGCCTGCCGATGGTGCTGGACATGGTGGAACGCCACCCGGACGGCAGCCAAGCGTACATACCGATCAGCCGCGACCCCTACCTTGTCGTCGTCGCTCCGGATAACGGCGACAGGCCGGGAACGCCCGTGGCCTTCATCGCCGCCCCCGGACAGGGCGTGAATTACCATCGCAACACATGGCACGGTGTCTGTGCACCCCTGACAGAACAGGGACAGTTTGCGGTGATCGACAGGATCGGCACGGGGCCGAACCTACAAGAACACTGGTTCAAGGAGGAAATCAGAATCGAGAAGCCATAA
- a CDS encoding uracil-xanthine permease family protein — translation MANTSIGTPEQLRDPNYTPPLSKAVPLGIQHVLAMFVSNVTPAIIICGAAGFGFGSNSPDFPQMIYMIQMSMFFAGVATLIQTIGLGPAGARLPIVQGTSFAFIPIMIPLVAGKGVDAMAVLMGGVIVGGLFHTILGLFIGRIRFALPPLVTGLVVTMIGLALVKVGIQYAAGGVPAIGKPEYGSLINWTMALIVIFVTLGLKFYARGMLSVSAVLIGLIVGYIFAFVIGEVNLGNVGRAAPFALPNPLHFGVEFSVAAIIGFCLMSFVSAVETVGDVSGITKGGAGREATDKEIEGATYADGIGTAISGLFGALPNTSFSQNVGLIAMTGVMSRHVVTIGAIFLILAGLIPKIGAIISSIPIEVLGGGVIVMFGMVASAGISMLSDVDWNRRNMVIFAISLSLGLGLQLEPGALQHLPSTIKVLATSGILPAAAIAIVLNLILPEELSDEATEEVSGGMAGHGKGSLQKDDHV, via the coding sequence ATGGCTAACACATCCATCGGGACGCCAGAGCAGCTGCGCGATCCCAATTACACACCACCACTTTCCAAGGCTGTGCCCTTGGGTATCCAGCACGTGCTGGCAATGTTCGTATCAAACGTCACCCCGGCGATCATCATCTGCGGGGCAGCCGGGTTCGGGTTCGGCTCGAACAGCCCGGACTTTCCACAGATGATCTATATGATCCAGATGTCGATGTTCTTTGCTGGCGTCGCGACCCTGATCCAAACCATCGGTCTGGGCCCGGCCGGTGCCCGCCTGCCGATCGTGCAGGGGACATCCTTTGCATTCATCCCAATCATGATCCCGCTGGTTGCGGGCAAAGGGGTTGATGCGATGGCCGTGCTGATGGGCGGGGTCATTGTGGGCGGATTGTTCCACACGATCCTAGGCCTATTCATCGGCAGGATAAGGTTCGCCCTACCACCTCTTGTGACGGGCCTCGTGGTGACCATGATCGGTCTTGCACTGGTTAAGGTCGGCATCCAATACGCCGCTGGCGGCGTACCTGCGATTGGCAAGCCCGAGTATGGCTCGCTGATTAACTGGACGATGGCGTTGATCGTGATCTTTGTCACGCTTGGCCTTAAGTTCTATGCCCGTGGCATGCTGTCGGTATCCGCGGTCCTGATCGGCCTGATCGTGGGCTATATCTTTGCCTTCGTCATCGGCGAGGTGAACCTGGGCAACGTAGGTCGCGCAGCACCCTTCGCGCTTCCGAACCCGCTTCACTTCGGCGTCGAGTTCTCGGTCGCGGCAATCATCGGGTTCTGTCTGATGTCGTTCGTATCCGCGGTGGAAACCGTTGGTGACGTATCGGGGATCACAAAAGGTGGTGCAGGACGTGAAGCGACTGATAAGGAAATTGAAGGCGCAACCTATGCCGACGGTATCGGTACTGCCATCTCTGGCCTGTTCGGCGCCCTGCCCAACACATCGTTCAGCCAAAACGTGGGTCTGATTGCCATGACCGGCGTGATGAGCCGCCACGTGGTGACCATCGGTGCGATCTTCTTGATCCTTGCCGGGCTTATCCCCAAGATTGGGGCGATCATCTCGTCGATCCCGATCGAAGTCCTGGGCGGCGGTGTGATCGTGATGTTCGGCATGGTGGCCTCGGCTGGTATTTCGATGCTGTCGGATGTCGACTGGAACCGTCGCAACATGGTGATCTTTGCCATCTCGCTGTCGCTGGGGCTTGGCCTTCAGCTGGAGCCGGGCGCGCTGCAGCATCTGCCGTCCACGATCAAGGTTCTGGCAACATCGGGCATTCTGCCTGCTGCTGCGATCGCGATTGTGCTGAACCTAATTCTTCCCGAGGAACTGTCGGACGAAGCAACCGAGGAAGTCTCGGGTGGGATGGCCGGTCACGGTAAGGGATCCCTACAGAAAGACGACCACGTCTAA
- the guaD gene encoding guanine deaminase: MTNSQPRTLLRGRTLDFNRKPLDENDTEAYNYQADGAILIANGKIEATGPYDQLSARAPDATVIDHRPHLLMPGFIDMHVHFPQVQVIASWGAQLLDWLNTYTFPEETRFAEEAHAAAMATHFCDLLTGHGTTTAVAFGSVHSGSVEALFTEAAKRNMCMISGKVMMDRNAPDGLRDTPQAGYDDSKALIEKWHGVGRAQYAITPRFAITSTPEQLDMAGALVAEHPDCFVQTHLSENHDEIAFTAELYPDAPDYLGVYERYGLLGQKTLLGHAIHLTPREIEVLADTRSKPIFCPTSNLFLGSGLFDDAGLSARGIQNGIATDVGAGTSYSMLQTLNDGYKILQLQNQKLHPLAAFDWITRGNADVLGLSDKIGSLTEGSDADIVVLNARSTHAMDLRMQRAETLSEELFILQILGDDRAVEQTYVAGEAAKTGRCSAGLEDVTEPVAA, translated from the coding sequence ATGACAAACTCACAGCCGCGGACGCTCCTGCGGGGGCGGACGCTCGACTTCAACAGGAAGCCTTTGGATGAGAACGACACCGAGGCGTACAACTATCAGGCCGATGGCGCGATCCTGATTGCGAATGGCAAGATTGAAGCAACCGGCCCCTATGATCAGCTTTCAGCCCGTGCTCCAGACGCGACGGTGATCGATCACCGCCCACATCTGTTGATGCCCGGGTTCATCGATATGCATGTCCATTTCCCTCAGGTGCAGGTGATTGCCTCGTGGGGCGCGCAGCTTCTGGACTGGCTGAACACCTATACATTCCCTGAAGAGACACGCTTTGCAGAAGAGGCTCACGCAGCCGCAATGGCCACGCATTTCTGTGACCTTCTGACCGGCCACGGTACCACTACGGCAGTCGCTTTTGGCTCGGTCCATTCAGGATCCGTCGAGGCGCTTTTCACTGAAGCCGCAAAGCGCAATATGTGCATGATCAGCGGCAAGGTCATGATGGATCGCAACGCGCCCGATGGGCTGCGGGACACGCCGCAGGCCGGCTATGATGATAGCAAGGCGCTGATCGAGAAATGGCACGGGGTGGGGCGCGCGCAGTATGCGATCACGCCACGATTTGCGATCACCTCGACACCCGAACAGTTGGATATGGCAGGGGCATTGGTCGCAGAACATCCCGATTGCTTTGTCCAAACGCACCTGAGCGAAAACCATGACGAGATCGCCTTTACGGCCGAGCTGTATCCTGACGCCCCCGACTATCTGGGCGTCTATGAGCGCTATGGATTGCTGGGGCAAAAGACCCTGTTGGGTCATGCCATTCACCTGACACCGCGCGAGATTGAAGTTCTTGCCGACACACGTTCCAAGCCCATCTTCTGCCCGACCTCAAACTTGTTCTTGGGCAGCGGGCTGTTTGACGATGCGGGCCTCAGCGCGCGGGGCATTCAGAACGGAATTGCGACCGATGTCGGGGCAGGGACCAGCTATTCGATGCTGCAGACCCTGAATGACGGCTACAAGATCCTGCAGCTTCAGAACCAGAAACTGCACCCGCTTGCCGCGTTCGATTGGATCACGCGTGGCAATGCGGACGTGCTGGGTCTGTCTGACAAGATTGGGTCCTTAACCGAGGGGTCGGATGCCGACATCGTCGTTCTGAACGCCAGATCCACGCATGCGATGGACCTTCGAATGCAACGCGCCGAGACCCTGTCCGAAGAGCTGTTCATTCTGCAGATACTCGGGGATGACCGCGCCGTTGAGCAAACCTATGTGGCGGGCGAGGCTGCCAAGACCGGGCGTTGCAGCGCAGGCCTTGAGGATGTGACAGAACCGGTTGCGGCGTAA
- a CDS encoding xanthine/uracil/vitamin C permease: MRDGSYTYKLFHRSDFSAFWALFTDNLINLMVLAGICQFVFQMPADIVYGRIVPGAAIAILAGIAVYVGLAKRAAAEHGRDVTAMPYGISTPVMFVYLFGVIGPIYWSTNDPLLAWQVGIGAGFMGGIVAAMGALIGPWLKRVTPRAGMLGTLCGIALVFIGTVPLATVFENPFIGFASMIIILWGLVGRFRLPFNIPAGLLALIVGTIVAFAIGEAKISTDGVGFYPPMPYIGDLIAGIQHLFANPELFLVLVPVQIYNFIETMNNVESAEAAGDHYPVATCQITDGVGTMIGAVFGSPFPTTAYIGHPAYKRMGAHAGYIIGVGVVIPVAAFLGLLAFLNNLIPVAAAAPVLVFVALSLITNTAHSVKTDHMAAVTFAMMPHVSAFLMVKWGSLIGALGAVGVAGLPQLGDEALTAALLQQGAHFEGHLALSQGAILTGLIWGAIVASVIDGNFRNAGGFALAAAIMSAFGIIHGASLHWPELSGVSAGYLISAAFLYIYPLFHKEDELVNENVVVEEAPTTPAE, from the coding sequence ATGAGGGATGGGAGTTACACTTACAAGCTGTTTCACCGCAGCGATTTCAGCGCGTTCTGGGCGCTGTTCACCGATAACCTGATCAACTTGATGGTTCTGGCGGGCATCTGTCAGTTCGTCTTTCAAATGCCGGCAGACATCGTCTATGGGCGCATCGTACCGGGGGCAGCCATCGCCATCCTTGCCGGGATCGCGGTCTATGTGGGCTTGGCCAAACGCGCTGCTGCAGAACATGGGCGGGACGTGACGGCAATGCCCTACGGCATTTCGACGCCGGTGATGTTTGTCTATCTGTTTGGCGTGATCGGGCCGATCTACTGGTCGACAAATGACCCGCTTCTGGCCTGGCAGGTTGGGATCGGCGCAGGCTTCATGGGGGGTATCGTTGCCGCCATGGGCGCACTCATCGGTCCGTGGCTGAAACGGGTCACGCCGCGCGCGGGTATGCTGGGCACGCTGTGCGGGATCGCGCTTGTGTTCATCGGTACTGTGCCGCTGGCCACCGTGTTCGAGAACCCATTCATCGGCTTTGCCTCGATGATCATCATCCTGTGGGGGCTGGTCGGACGATTCCGCCTGCCGTTTAACATTCCGGCCGGTCTGCTTGCGCTGATCGTCGGGACGATTGTGGCCTTTGCCATTGGCGAAGCCAAGATCAGCACGGATGGCGTCGGCTTCTACCCGCCAATGCCCTATATCGGTGACCTGATTGCAGGTATTCAGCACTTGTTCGCCAACCCGGAACTGTTCCTGGTTCTGGTGCCGGTGCAGATCTACAACTTCATCGAAACGATGAATAACGTAGAAAGCGCTGAGGCTGCGGGAGACCACTACCCGGTAGCAACGTGCCAGATCACCGATGGTGTAGGCACGATGATTGGCGCGGTCTTCGGCTCGCCGTTCCCGACCACCGCCTATATCGGCCATCCGGCCTATAAGCGCATGGGCGCGCATGCTGGATATATCATTGGCGTGGGGGTTGTGATCCCTGTGGCCGCGTTCTTGGGTCTGCTGGCGTTCCTGAACAACCTGATCCCTGTGGCGGCTGCCGCACCGGTTCTGGTCTTTGTGGCGCTCAGCCTGATCACCAATACCGCACATTCGGTCAAAACCGACCATATGGCCGCCGTGACCTTTGCGATGATGCCGCATGTATCAGCCTTCCTGATGGTCAAATGGGGATCGCTCATCGGTGCCCTTGGTGCTGTTGGCGTGGCTGGACTGCCGCAACTTGGCGACGAGGCGCTGACGGCTGCCCTTCTGCAGCAAGGCGCCCATTTCGAGGGTCATTTGGCCCTGTCCCAAGGTGCGATCCTGACCGGTCTAATCTGGGGAGCTATTGTGGCAAGCGTCATCGACGGAAACTTCCGAAATGCCGGCGGCTTTGCCTTGGCGGCAGCAATTATGTCTGCCTTCGGGATCATCCACGGTGCCAGCCTGCATTGGCCTGAGCTAAGCGGCGTGTCCGCGGGTTACCTGATCTCAGCCGCGTTCCTCTACATCTATCCGCTTTTCCACAAGGAAGACGAGTTGGTGAACGAGAATGTCGTGGTCGAGGAAGCGCCCACTACTCCGGCGGAATAA
- the xdhC gene encoding xanthine dehydrogenase accessory protein XdhC encodes MYSAQSLLQFLNGPGPVASVRLTKVRGSSPRMAGTEMYVKTDGLWGTIGGGQLEYLAIEAARSLLANGDLSQHLDVPLGPEIGQCCGGRVEISVSRMSATDKDIAMETVQLEEAQQPAVYVLGAGHVGRALADLLQYLPVHCVLVDQREDELALSHATVEKRLSVVPEIDVMNAPQGSAFIVLTHDHGLDFLLASAALERGDAAYVGMIGSATKRAKLASWARKHCDGLSVAPLICPIGVGGSRDKRPAVIAAVVVAEVITALTSETAAKSPDWGAVSHIAAQ; translated from the coding sequence ATGTATTCCGCCCAATCCCTTCTTCAGTTCCTCAACGGTCCCGGCCCAGTCGCGAGTGTGCGGCTGACCAAAGTGCGTGGTTCCTCCCCCCGCATGGCCGGGACCGAAATGTATGTGAAAACTGATGGATTGTGGGGCACAATCGGCGGTGGTCAGCTAGAGTATCTGGCGATCGAGGCCGCGCGGTCTTTGCTGGCGAATGGCGATCTGTCGCAACATCTGGATGTCCCGCTTGGGCCAGAGATCGGCCAATGCTGTGGCGGGCGTGTCGAAATCAGTGTCTCGCGTATGAGCGCGACAGACAAAGACATCGCCATGGAAACCGTGCAGTTGGAAGAGGCCCAGCAGCCAGCGGTCTATGTTCTGGGCGCTGGGCATGTCGGTCGCGCACTGGCGGATCTTCTTCAGTACCTTCCGGTCCACTGCGTTCTGGTAGATCAGCGCGAAGACGAGCTGGCCCTGTCGCACGCCACTGTGGAAAAACGGCTGAGCGTGGTCCCCGAAATTGACGTGATGAATGCACCACAAGGCAGTGCCTTCATCGTGCTGACCCATGACCACGGGTTGGACTTTTTGCTGGCCTCAGCCGCGCTTGAACGCGGTGACGCTGCCTATGTTGGAATGATTGGTTCAGCCACAAAGCGGGCAAAACTCGCAAGCTGGGCCCGAAAGCATTGTGACGGTCTGTCCGTCGCACCCTTGATCTGCCCCATTGGGGTAGGCGGTAGCCGCGACAAGCGGCCCGCCGTGATCGCCGCCGTCGTGGTGGCCGAAGTGATCACGGCATTGACCTCTGAAACTGCCGCAAAATCCCCTGACTGGGGCGCTGTCTCGCATATCGCGGCGCAGTGA
- the xdhB gene encoding xanthine dehydrogenase molybdopterin binding subunit — protein MKDIQAVKGAAHQNLKHDSAVKQVQGRADYTDDIAEPIGTLHAYLGVSNVTHGKILSMDLSRVRQAPGVVTVLTAEDVPGVNDVSPTGRHDEPVFPTEKVEFHGQPMFAVIADTRDAARRAAELADVDYEVLPHVLDPVGAEKAGMPLVTDPLKLERGDVEAGFAAATHRISGQMTVGGQDHMYLEGHIAFAIPGEDDDVIVHCSTQHPSEAQHMVAHVLGVPNNAVVVNVRRMGGGFGGKESQMNLFCAVAALGAKKLNRPVKIRPDRDQDMTATGKRHDFVIDYDLGFDEDGRIQVVDSKFAARCGYSSDLSGPVTDRALFHADNAYYYPNVRLTSRPQKTNTVSNTAFRGFGGPQGAVAAERMIEEIAFALGKDPLEIRKANFYGDETDGRNVTPYHQTVEDNVIGRIVDELEDSADYQARRKAILEHNAKGGVIRRGIALTPVKFGISFTATWFNQAGALVHVYNDGSIHLNHGGTEMGQGLNTKIAQVVAEAFQVDFDRIKITKTTTEKVPNTSATAASSGADLNGLAALDAVEQIKARLVAFAVESRGVTEDAVEFRPNHLRIGDETIAFDTFIKEAYMARVQLSAAGFYKTPKIHWDRASGTGRPFYYYAYGASCSEVAIDTLTGEYRIERTDILHDVGRSLNPILDKGQVEGAFVQGMGWLTTEELWWDDAGRLRTHAPSTYKIPLASDRPRVFNVDLADWSENREMTIKRSKAVGEPPFVLGVSVLEALSMAVASVNDYRTCPRLEAPATPERVLMAVERLRTQG, from the coding sequence ATGAAAGATATTCAAGCCGTTAAAGGTGCCGCGCATCAGAACCTGAAACATGACAGTGCCGTCAAACAGGTGCAGGGGCGTGCGGATTATACTGATGACATCGCCGAGCCGATCGGAACGCTGCATGCCTATCTTGGGGTCTCGAACGTGACCCACGGCAAAATCCTGTCGATGGATCTATCGCGTGTACGTCAGGCCCCCGGTGTGGTCACCGTGCTGACCGCCGAAGACGTGCCGGGCGTGAATGATGTCAGCCCCACAGGGCGTCATGATGAACCGGTGTTTCCGACCGAGAAGGTGGAGTTCCACGGCCAGCCCATGTTTGCAGTAATCGCCGATACCCGTGATGCAGCGCGTCGGGCGGCAGAGCTTGCAGATGTGGACTATGAGGTTCTGCCTCATGTGCTGGACCCGGTGGGTGCTGAGAAGGCAGGCATGCCCCTTGTCACCGATCCCCTGAAGTTGGAGCGCGGTGATGTTGAAGCTGGGTTTGCCGCTGCCACGCACCGTATCTCGGGGCAGATGACAGTCGGTGGTCAGGATCACATGTATCTGGAGGGCCATATCGCCTTTGCCATTCCTGGCGAAGATGACGACGTGATCGTCCATTGTTCGACCCAGCATCCAAGCGAGGCGCAGCATATGGTGGCCCATGTTTTGGGCGTTCCAAATAATGCGGTCGTGGTCAATGTACGCCGTATGGGCGGTGGGTTTGGCGGCAAGGAAAGCCAGATGAACCTGTTCTGCGCTGTTGCCGCGCTGGGTGCCAAGAAGCTGAACCGCCCCGTCAAGATCCGCCCGGATCGCGATCAGGATATGACGGCAACCGGCAAACGGCATGATTTCGTGATCGACTATGATCTGGGGTTTGACGAAGACGGCCGCATTCAGGTGGTGGACAGCAAGTTTGCAGCCCGGTGCGGGTATTCCTCGGACCTGTCTGGCCCGGTCACCGACCGCGCGCTGTTTCACGCGGACAACGCCTATTACTATCCCAATGTGCGCCTGACCTCGCGCCCGCAGAAGACCAACACGGTCTCGAACACCGCGTTTCGTGGGTTCGGTGGGCCGCAGGGCGCCGTGGCCGCCGAGCGGATGATCGAAGAGATCGCCTTTGCGCTGGGTAAAGACCCGTTGGAGATCCGCAAGGCCAACTTCTATGGCGATGAAACGGACGGGCGCAATGTGACGCCCTATCATCAGACGGTCGAAGACAACGTTATCGGCCGGATCGTTGACGAGCTGGAAGACAGCGCCGACTATCAGGCGCGCCGCAAAGCGATCCTTGAACACAATGCCAAAGGCGGCGTGATCCGTCGCGGCATCGCGCTGACCCCGGTGAAGTTCGGCATTTCTTTTACCGCCACTTGGTTCAATCAGGCGGGTGCTTTGGTCCATGTCTACAATGACGGCTCGATCCACCTGAACCATGGCGGGACCGAAATGGGGCAGGGGTTGAACACCAAGATTGCGCAGGTTGTGGCCGAGGCCTTTCAGGTCGATTTCGATCGGATCAAGATCACCAAGACCACGACCGAGAAAGTGCCGAACACGTCAGCGACCGCGGCCTCGTCCGGGGCTGACCTGAACGGACTGGCGGCGCTGGATGCAGTCGAGCAGATCAAGGCGCGGCTGGTGGCCTTCGCGGTGGAAAGCCGTGGCGTGACGGAAGATGCGGTAGAGTTCCGCCCCAACCATTTGCGGATCGGGGATGAAACCATCGCCTTCGATACCTTCATCAAAGAAGCCTATATGGCGCGCGTGCAGCTGTCGGCTGCGGGGTTCTACAAGACCCCGAAAATCCACTGGGATCGTGCTTCGGGCACCGGGCGGCCGTTTTATTACTACGCCTATGGGGCCTCATGCTCCGAGGTCGCCATCGACACGCTGACCGGGGAATACCGGATCGAGCGGACGGACATTTTGCATGATGTGGGCCGATCGCTGAACCCGATCTTGGACAAGGGGCAGGTGGAAGGCGCCTTTGTGCAGGGCATGGGCTGGCTGACCACGGAAGAACTGTGGTGGGACGACGCCGGACGTCTGCGTACCCATGCGCCGTCGACCTATAAAATCCCGCTCGCCAGTGACCGTCCGCGCGTGTTCAACGTGGACCTTGCGGACTGGTCCGAGAACCGCGAAATGACGATCAAGCGGTCGAAAGCGGTGGGCGAACCCCCGTTCGTACTGGGCGTATCCGTGCTGGAAGCGCTGTCTATGGCGGTGGCCTCGGTGAATGACTATCGCACCTGCCCGCGTCTTGAAGCACCCGCCACACCCGAGCGCGTTTTGATGGCGGTCGAACGCCTGCGCACACAGGGGTGA
- the xdhA gene encoding xanthine dehydrogenase small subunit — protein MTNQSNIRFLLNGQEKTVSGVKATLTLLDYLRIEERLTGTKEGCAEGDCGACTVMVGRLQNGVLHYETVNACIRFLASLNGCHIVTIEHLAGPNGRLHPVQQAMVDFHGSQCGFCTPGFVMSLYALWMENPQPAAHEVETAIQGNLCRCTGYEPIVKAALAVNQYGTPANDFLNTERATVTAQLSELAQTARIEIGPEDDRAILPLDVADFATVLAENPKATIVAGSTDVGLWVTKFMRPISPVVFITHLDELKSIKMTDDALTIGAGVTYSESQSAIRQAFPHLGEYWDRIAGWQVRNMGTIGGNIANGSPIGDTPPVLIALGAEVTLHSTKGDRALPLEDFFVDYGKQDRDEGEFVASIRIPRASASQIDAAYKISKRRDEDISSVAAGLSISVEDGIITNARIAFGGMAATPKRAAGAEAALVGQPWSAEVFDAAAKSLAQDFSPLSDWRASAEYRLLVAGNLLRRFHLEHDTASDVPARLATA, from the coding sequence ATGACTAATCAGAGCAACATTCGCTTTCTTCTGAACGGACAGGAAAAGACCGTCTCTGGAGTGAAAGCCACGCTGACGCTTCTGGACTATCTGCGGATTGAAGAGCGTCTGACCGGCACCAAAGAAGGTTGTGCGGAAGGCGATTGCGGGGCTTGTACGGTAATGGTCGGGCGGCTTCAAAATGGTGTGCTGCACTATGAGACCGTGAATGCTTGTATTCGGTTTCTGGCGTCCTTGAACGGCTGCCACATCGTCACGATTGAACACCTTGCCGGCCCCAATGGGCGCTTGCATCCGGTGCAGCAGGCAATGGTGGATTTCCATGGCAGCCAGTGTGGGTTCTGCACCCCCGGCTTCGTCATGTCGCTTTACGCGCTGTGGATGGAGAACCCGCAGCCGGCGGCTCATGAGGTTGAAACCGCCATTCAAGGGAACCTGTGCCGTTGCACTGGCTACGAACCCATCGTGAAGGCGGCGCTGGCGGTAAACCAATATGGCACCCCGGCAAATGATTTTTTGAACACCGAGCGTGCGACGGTGACCGCGCAACTGTCCGAGCTGGCTCAGACCGCGCGCATTGAGATCGGGCCGGAAGACGACCGTGCCATTCTGCCGCTTGATGTTGCCGACTTTGCCACTGTCTTGGCCGAGAACCCCAAGGCGACCATCGTCGCGGGATCGACGGATGTGGGGCTGTGGGTGACAAAGTTCATGCGACCCATCTCTCCGGTCGTATTCATCACCCATCTGGATGAACTGAAATCCATCAAGATGACCGACGACGCGCTGACCATCGGCGCGGGTGTGACCTACAGCGAAAGCCAGTCTGCGATCCGTCAGGCCTTCCCCCATCTGGGCGAATACTGGGACCGGATTGCCGGCTGGCAGGTGCGCAACATGGGCACGATCGGGGGTAATATCGCTAATGGCTCGCCCATCGGGGACACGCCGCCGGTTCTGATCGCGCTGGGCGCCGAGGTGACGTTGCACAGCACCAAAGGAGACCGCGCGTTACCGCTGGAGGATTTCTTTGTCGACTATGGCAAACAGGACCGTGATGAGGGCGAGTTTGTCGCCAGCATCCGTATTCCCCGCGCGTCTGCGTCGCAGATTGACGCTGCCTATAAGATCTCAAAACGTCGGGACGAGGATATCTCGTCGGTTGCTGCCGGGTTAAGCATATCGGTCGAAGATGGGATCATCACCAACGCCCGTATCGCCTTCGGCGGCATGGCCGCCACCCCGAAACGTGCCGCTGGTGCCGAGGCTGCACTGGTCGGACAACCGTGGAGCGCAGAGGTTTTCGATGCAGCTGCCAAGTCACTGGCGCAAGACTTCTCACCACTCTCGGATTGGCGCGCGTCTGCAGAATACCGGCTGCTTGTGGCGGGGAACTTGCTGCGCCGCTTCCACCTTGAACATGACACTGCCAGTGACGTGCCCGCACGTTTGGCGACTGCATAA